The stretch of DNA CTGCACTTCCGGCAGAAGTTTCACCTTTTCTgaggaaagaaaattgaaaacatggATTAGtaattctgttttgtgtttatgattttcttttttattattattatttttttttatgtaggctctacacccagcacggagcccaacacagtgcCTGAATTCacgaccctgatatcaagacccgagctgagatcaggagtcagacacttaacacacagagccgcccaggcaccaacccccctttcctttcttaagtcttctctacacccagtgtggggcttgaactcacaacctggataTGAAGAGTCACGTGTTTCACTGAGTCAGCTGGACGCCCCAATAATTCTTTTCATATTGAAGCTGCTAGAGCCAAAAGTACATATTTTGTAACAATGACCTCACCTTGAGGATAAAGAAAACTGGGTAGAGTGACTCTGATTTGGGCAGTCACTGGGAATTCTGGTTTTCTGAAGCCCCAAACTACCCGTGCCTGGTGAAAGAAACTATTTGGGACTCTGAGGGTCAGCATTCAGCCCGTCATTCAGCAGAGCAGGACTGAACAAGTGCCCTCGACTGCGCCACAGGTGTCCCACAACTTCTCTTTCTTATTGTCGTCAAACAGTGGCTTTCTCCCAGaaacctcctttttaaaaatttttagttatttttttagcAGAAATCAAATTTCTTTCAGTTGTTTTATACAACTTGGATtcgtttttatattttataagatatGGCCCTTATTTTCACATGAATTCATATGAAACACAAAAATGCAGGGCACCggggcgtctgggtggcccagtggttgagcatctgcctttgacttagggtgtgatctcgggatcctggatcacatcccacatcgtgctccccacagggagcctgcttctccctctgcctgtgtctctgcctctctctgtgtctctcaggaataaatataatcttgaaaaaaaaatgcagggcacctgggtggctcagttggttaagcgtctgcctttggcttgggtcatgacctgggATCAAGCTCGCATgcggctgggctccctgctcagggggcagcctgattctccctctccctctgcccctcctcctgctcatgtgctctatctcaaataagtcaattaaatcttaaaagaaaaacacacacacacaaaaatggttCCTAAAGACTAGTTTTgtattctgtttatatgaagGAAACTCATTTTCAGCTCAATAAAATTAATTCTTGGCAAAACCTTGTGAgcgtgcatgtgtacatgtgtgtgtgcatgtgtgtacacacaaatATTAGCTTGCTCTTTTTGGAGCAGTCTCCGTTTCTTCATCTGATTTTCAAGAGAGACTGATCTGTAACCAGTCAAGACCTCTTAGAATAAATGACAGGAGAGGAACCGAATTAGAAGGGAAGTCGTCTTGAGGATGGGAAGGATCTAGGGAAGGATTGGTTTTCAGGTTCCAGAGAAGGCATCAGTGGACAAGAGGTAGGAGAGTCTGGGGTCTAAAGGCTAGGGCACAAAGCTCCTCAGATGGTGCCTATCCCGAGGGATCTGAGCCTTGGGCTGGCAGAGACGAGAGGCCCACGGCTCTTTTGTACTCCCAGCTCTGACCCGTCCCGGGCTGTACCTGGGTCCTCCTGCGGGGCCACACTGGGGAGCCGCTCCCGCTGCCTCAGGGCCTCCAGGCCTGCCAGGTCGGGCAGGTGGCAGTGGCTACGCATCACTGTCACCAGCTGGCCCTGGGTGATGGCCCGGCTGCGGCAGCCCAGCCGGGCCTGGTCCCGGCACATCCAGTACACCTTCTCCCCTGCCGCCTTCTCCTTCCTGTAGAGGAAGGACTCGTACACCAGGAACCTGCCCCCAAGGGACGTCCTCAGGAACTCAAGAGGCTGGAGGGCTCCTGGAAGGAATGTGGGAGCATGAAAGGGGCATCTCAGAAGCAGGGTAAGagcctgggctccaggctcagaggCTGTTTCTTTTGTGCCCCAGCCCGCCCCAGGAACTGCAATCCCCCCGCAGGACCCACTCTGTTGGCCGCCTCTCCACCAGCCCGTGCTGCGGGGCCCAGGGCCCTGACACCCTCCAGCACAGACTGGCTGTGTCTTTCTCAGGGCTTTGGTGCCACCCGGGAGGCTGGCCCCGTAACTGCCCAAAACCTGAGCTTTCCTGCAGGCCTCTCCTGAGCTGGAGTGGATTCTACACCCGGGCCAGCCCCCCAGGTCAGAGGCTAGGCTGGAACATTCAGCCGGGCCCATGGTTGGGGCCATGCACCTGGGCCTCCTGACTCCGTCCCCACCCTCCCCTTGTCTAGCTGGCAACCAATCAACTCTCTCGAGGCTTTTAACACTCTGAATTGAAAGGTCACGCAATGTTGGGGTTTGGGTAGCCAGAGAGaactggggcaggggaggcaggaaaACAGACATGAGATACCTGGAGAGGGGAGACAGAGGGTCCCTGAAGTCTAGGCGCATCGCCCCATAAACGATGCTGAGCACTTCCTGGAGGTGATGCcctgccaccccctgccctctaGCTGTCTGAGTGGGCTCCTCTCTGCTGACGGCCAATCCCACACCAGCAGTGGGCATGACTGTGGAGCCCATGTGCAGCCCTGCCCTTAGGGAGCTCACACGGGGGGCAGATAGAACAATGTGCATGGGTGCCCGAGGCCACCAGGCATGGGCTGCGGACAGAATGTCCCAGCGGGGAGACCGGAGCACCTGCCTCCCTCTACACCCTCTCACTCGCACCTGAGCCTTCCCTCTGGGCCGGGCTGGGGATCTGCTCCCGCTGCCTCAGGGCCTCCAGCCCCCCCAGGTCGGGCGGGTGGCAGTGCCTGCGCATCACCATCACCCGCTGGCCCTGGGTGATGGCCCGGCTGCGGCAGCCCATGCGGGCCTGGTCCCGGCACGTCCAGTACACCTTCTCCCCCGCCGCCTTCTCCCGCCTGTACAGGAAGGACTCATAGACCAGGAAGCTGCCCCCCAGGGGGGTCCTCAGGAACTCAGGGCCTCCTGGGGAGAaacaggagaggtgggtggggagggagagctgGGAGCTAGGTCTTGGAGTTGGGCAGTGAGGTGATGCGGGCCCCCGTGCCAAAGCAGGAACAGCGTGGCCCCTGGGGTGAGCCCTGCCGCCCCATCCCAGTACATCCTCCCAGGGAGAGGACATGGCTCTGGACTCCAGGGTGCAGGGCCCCCACTTCCCAAACCCAGCCTAGCCTCAGGTCCCAGGGGGCTCCCTTCTCAAGCCTAGGAGTGAAGGGAGGCGGGAGCCTGGTGAGGCGAAGGCCCCTGAAGGTGGGAATCTGTCTCCCTCCTTGTggggcctgcagggaggtggTGGCCTTGCTGTGACCGCTGACTTCTCCTAGGTTCCTGCGATGGGTGGGGGTGCTCATGCAGGGCTGTTCGGTCCTGGCATAGTTGGAGGAATATGCACGGGCCCTCTGGGTCCAGGAGAGAGATGGGGGCCAGGGTGAAGGTGTGCATTGCAGCAAGAGGCTACGGCAGCATGAGGTCCCCAAGCTGAGCAGGGATGTGACCCGAGACGCTGGGAGGAGGCAAGGAGTGGCGGGGCCAGTGGAGGGTGAGGACCCAGAAGGCGGCTGTGCCTTCCACCCTGAAAACGTCCTCCCAGGCACGGGGACCACAGAGGAGCGGCTGACAGACTGGGGAGTCTATCGGGGCTTGCAGAAGCCACTGGGGACGAGTGCGTCCTGGAGACGCAGGCGGAGGAACTGAGTATGTGACCGCAGGGCTTGTCTTCGCTCCCTCTGCAGCCCATGACAACAGGCAGTGAAGAGTGACAAGAGCACAGCACTCCAGGCCGGGGACTTGGAGCGGAGAAGTCCCCAGAATGTCAGAGTTGtaggggaggggggggcgggtgggCAACTTGGCAAAGCAGCCTGGGTGGGAAGCCAGTGAGGACATCAGAGCCCAGGGGCGAGCGCCAGGGGGAGGACACAGTCTTTCCACAAGTGGCATCCAGGGCAGGCCTGCTGGGCAGGCAGGGAACACTCCAAAGCGGTCTTCTTGGCAAGATGAACACAGGAATATTGACCAGAGAGACAAAACGCCAGGTGGACAAAGATGAAGAGAGCAGGGCTCCCACCGTTGTCATGGGTCCCTTACAGACAATGCCAGTTGAGGGagcagggctggaggagggagggaatgtCCACTCCTGCAGGATGTGCCAGTTGCGGGCCCTGTGTCACCCATTCACACGGGGCATGCGGGCAGCCTGTGATGAGCTTCCTCCAGAAACCCTGCCGCGGaggggggccaggggcaggggggcagaaCACAAGGAGGGCAGCAACCACAGCGCCCCCGTGAGGACGGAGGATGCTTgctgggggccgcggggggtCAGAGGGTGAGGCTGGCCGCCCGGGTTCCCTGCTGACACCGAGGCCCACCCGAGGTCCTACCTGGGCTCCCCCGCTGAGCTGCCACCGGGCgcttctcctgctgcctcagGGCCTCCAGCCCCCCCAGGTCGGGCGGGTGGCAGTGGCCCCGCATCACCGTCACCCGCTGGCCCTGGGTGATGGCCCGGCTGCGGCAGCCCATGCGGGCCTGGTCCCGGCACGTCCAGTATACCTTCTCCCCTGCCGCCTTCTCCCGCCTGTACAGGAAGGACTCGTACACCAGGAAGCTGCCCCCCAGGGGGGTCCTCAGGAACTCAGGGCCTCCTGGGGAGAaacaggagaggtgggtggggagggaagtgggAATTCCGGGTCTTGGGGCCCCCTCCTACCTCCCTGGGCCGGCTCTGGGCCGGCGGGTGAAGGACTCACCCAGGTCCTCGTCCTGATCCTCAGCGGGGGAtcctggcagggctgggggctgggccggGAGGACTTTTGGGCGCTTTCTAGGCCGGGCTCTGCTGAGAGTCAGGGTCCCGGGTCCCCTGCGGCAGAGCAGGCTGTCCACGCCTTGAGGCAGCTGGTCTGCCTGGCCCCCAGGCCCACCAGGCCTGGCCTGCAGCATCTCCATGGCCTTCTCCTGCTGCCGCCGGGCCTCTAGGCCCTCCATGTCGGGCGGGTGGCAGTGGCCCCGCATCACGGTTACCCGCTGGCCCTGGGTGATGGCCCGGCTGCGGCAGCTGTGCAGCGCATGGTCCCGGCATGTCCAGTACACCTTGTCCCCCACGGCCTTCTCCCGCTTGTAGAGGAAGGACTGGTGCACCAGGAAGCTGCCCCCATAGCACGTCCTCAGGAATTCCAGGGGGGGCCGGAGTTCTCCTGGAGAGGAATCTAGGGCAGTCACGGTAGGCAGGCCGAtaggaggccagggaggcagggggtgggcagcGCGCTTCCCCTCTATGGGGACATTTCCTGTAGCTTCCCCCAAGAGGGGCGTGCGTGGGCCCCTGTGCATTCCCACTGACCCCCACCCACTGACCCAGGCAGGAGGTGCAGTTCCTCTCCTGGAGGTCAGTGGGGAGGCCACAGCTCTCGGTGGATAAACATCACATCCAAGCTCATGCACCCGGGAAGTACAAGCTGGCTTTGACTTCACAGCCTATGTATTCAGTCACTCctggtcattctttttttagggTTTGTTTGaaacttttatctatttttgaatAACACATGGACATGCCATAAAATACAAATGGTGGCAAGAGACACGCACTGAAAAACAAGtgtttcc from Vulpes vulpes isolate BD-2025 chromosome 3, VulVul3, whole genome shotgun sequence encodes:
- the FLYWCH1 gene encoding FLYWCH-type zinc finger-containing protein 1 isoform X12, which codes for MPLPEPSEQKGESVKAGQEPSPESPEPGTDVVPAAPTKPEEFSKVVLLTVSSENVDGVDSQPEGGHCVVSLEMSGPDTLARMPQILPVEEQVGAVQPTLQAPEQYRSKPDTAPKPLEFLRTPFGGRLLVLECFLYKQEKAVGDKVYWKCREHCELGCRGRAITRGPRATVMRGHCHPPDEEGLEARRQRQKLPSPALPEGLGGPEGPGGGRVEEPLEGVGPWLCPEEPEPAPTLVLSKPAAEEDEGLRALSLLSLPPKKRPTLGIGELRPPLEFLRTCYGGSFLVHQSFLYKREKAVGDKVYWTCRDHALHSCRSRAITQGQRVTVMRGHCHPPDMEGLEARRQQEKAMEMLQARPGGPGGQADQLPQGVDSLLCRRGPGTLTLSRARPRKRPKVLPAQPPALPGSPAEDQDEDLGGPEFLRTPLGGSFLVYESFLYRREKAAGEKVYWTCRDQARMGCRSRAITQGQRVTVMRGHCHPPDLGGLEALRQQEKRPVAAQRGSPGGPEFLRTPLGGSFLVYESFLYRREKAAGEKVYWTCRDQARMGCRSRAITQGQRVMVMRRHCHPPDLGGLEALRQREQIPSPAQREGSGALQPLEFLRTSLGGRFLVYESFLYRKEKAAGEKVYWMCRDQARLGCRSRAITQGQLVTVMRSHCHLPDLAGLEALRQRERLPSVAPQEDPEKVKLLPEVQLCIQPGSPESQQLCG
- the FLYWCH1 gene encoding FLYWCH-type zinc finger-containing protein 1 isoform X7, producing the protein MPLPEPSEQKGESVKAGQEPSPESPEPGTDVVPAAPTKPEEFSKVVLLTVSSENVDGVDSQPEGGHCVVSLEMSGPDTLARMPQILPVEEQVGAVQPTLQAPEQYRSKPDTAAPKPLEFLRTPFGGRLLVLECFLYKQEKAVGDKVYWKCREHCELGCRGRAITRGPRATVMRGHCHPPDEEGLEARRQRQKLPSPALPEGLGGPEGPGGGRVEEPLEGVGPWLCPEEPEPAPTLVLSKPAAEEDEGLRALSLLSLPPKKRPTLGIDSSPGELRPPLEFLRTCYGGSFLVHQSFLYKREKAVGDKVYWTCRDHALHSCRSRAITQGQRVTVMRGHCHPPDMEGLEARRQQEKAMEMLQARPGGPGGQADQLPQGVDSLLCRRGPGTLTLSRARPRKRPKVLPAQPPALPGSPAEDQDEDLGGPEFLRTPLGGSFLVYESFLYRREKAAGEKVYWTCRDQARMGCRSRAITQGQRVTVMRGHCHPPDLGGLEALRQQEKRPVAAQRGSPGGPEFLRTPLGGSFLVYESFLYRREKAAGEKVYWTCRDQARMGCRSRAITQGQRVMVMRRHCHPPDLGGLEALRQREQIPSPAQREGSGALQPLEFLRTSLGGRFLVYESFLYRKEKAAGEKVYWMCRDQARLGCRSRAITQGQLVTVMRSHCHLPDLAGLEALRQRERLPSVAPQEDPEKVKLLPEVQLCIQPGSPESQQLCG
- the FLYWCH1 gene encoding FLYWCH-type zinc finger-containing protein 1 isoform X9, which translates into the protein MPLPEPSEQKGESVKAGQEPSPESPEPGTDVVPAAPTKPEEFSKVVLLTVSSENVDGVDSQPEGGHCVVSLEMSGPDTLARMPQILPVEEQVGAVQPTLQAPEQYRSKPDTAPKPLEFLRTPFGGRLLVLECFLYKQEKAVGDKVYWKCREHCELGCRGRAITRGPRATVMRGHCHPPDEEGLEARRQRQKLPSPALPEGLGGPEGPGGGRVEEPLEGVGPWLCPEEPEPAPTLVLSKPAAEEDEGLRALSLLSLPPKKRPTLGIDSSPGELRPPLEFLRTCYGGSFLVHQSFLYKREKAVGDKVYWTCRDHALHSCRSRAITQGQRVTVMRGHCHPPDMEGLEARRQQEKAMEMLQARPGGPGGQADQLPQGVDSLLCRRGPGTLTLSRARPRKRPKVLPAQPPALPGSPAEDQDEDLGGPEFLRTPLGGSFLVYESFLYRREKAAGEKVYWTCRDQARMGCRSRAITQGQRVTVMRGHCHPPDLGGLEALRQQEKRPVAAQRGSPGGPEFLRTPLGGSFLVYESFLYRREKAAGEKVYWTCRDQARMGCRSRAITQGQRVMVMRRHCHPPDLGGLEALRQREQIPSPAQREGSGALQPLEFLRTSLGGRFLVYESFLYRKEKAAGEKVYWMCRDQARLGCRSRAITQGQLVTVMRSHCHLPDLAGLEALRQRERLPSVAPQEDPEKVKLLPEVQLCIQPGSPESQQLCG
- the FLYWCH1 gene encoding FLYWCH-type zinc finger-containing protein 1 isoform X10, whose amino-acid sequence is MPLPEPSEQKGESVKAGQEPSPESPEPGTDVVPAAPTKPEEFSKVVLLTVSSENVDGVDSQPEGGHCVVSLEMSGPDTLARMPQILPVEEQVGAVQPTLQAPEQYRSKPDTAAPKPLEFLRTPFGGRLLVLECFLYKQEKAVGDKVYWKCREHCELGCRGRAITRGPRATVMRGHCHPPDEEGLEARRQRQKLPSPALPEGLGGPEGPGGGRVEEPLEGVGPWLCPEEPEPAPTLVLSKPAAEEDEGLRALSLLSLPPKKRPTLGIGELRPPLEFLRTCYGGSFLVHQSFLYKREKAVGDKVYWTCRDHALHSCRSRAITQGQRVTVMRGHCHPPDMEGLEARRQQEKAMEMLQARPGGPGGQADQLPQGVDSLLCRRGPGTLTLSRARPRKRPKVLPAQPPALPGSPAEDQDEDLGGPEFLRTPLGGSFLVYESFLYRREKAAGEKVYWTCRDQARMGCRSRAITQGQRVTVMRGHCHPPDLGGLEALRQQEKRPVAAQRGSPGGPEFLRTPLGGSFLVYESFLYRREKAAGEKVYWTCRDQARMGCRSRAITQGQRVMVMRRHCHPPDLGGLEALRQREQIPSPAQREGSGALQPLEFLRTSLGGRFLVYESFLYRKEKAAGEKVYWMCRDQARLGCRSRAITQGQLVTVMRSHCHLPDLAGLEALRQRERLPSVAPQEDPEKVKLLPEVQLCIQPGSPESQQLCG
- the FLYWCH1 gene encoding FLYWCH-type zinc finger-containing protein 1 isoform X14 encodes the protein MPLPEPSEQKGESVKAGQEPSPESPEPGTDVVPAAPTKPEEFSKVVLLTVSSENVDGVDSQPEGGHCVVSLEMSGPDTLARMPQILPVEEQVGAVQPTLQAPEQYRSKPDTGELRPPLEFLRTCYGGSFLVHQSFLYKREKAVGDKVYWTCRDHALHSCRSRAITQGQRVTVMRGHCHPPDMEGLEARRQQEKAMEMLQARPGGPGGQADQLPQGVDSLLCRRGPGTLTLSRARPRKRPKVLPAQPPALPGSPAEDQDEDLGGPEFLRTPLGGSFLVYESFLYRREKAAGEKVYWTCRDQARMGCRSRAITQGQRVTVMRGHCHPPDLGGLEALRQQEKRPVAAQRGSPGGPEFLRTPLGGSFLVYESFLYRREKAAGEKVYWTCRDQARMGCRSRAITQGQRVMVMRRHCHPPDLGGLEALRQREQIPSPAQREGSGALQPLEFLRTSLGGRFLVYESFLYRKEKAAGEKVYWMCRDQARLGCRSRAITQGQLVTVMRSHCHLPDLAGLEALRQRERLPSVAPQEDPEKVKLLPEVQLCIQPGSPESQQLCGQVNGTKLDSGAQ
- the FLYWCH1 gene encoding FLYWCH-type zinc finger-containing protein 1 isoform X1, yielding MPLPEPSEQKGESVKAGQEPSPESPEPGTDVVPAAPTKPEEFSKVVLLTVSSENVDGVDSQPEGGHCVVSLEMSGPDTLARMPQILPVEEQVGAVQPTLQAPEQYRSKPDTAAPKPLEFLRTPFGGRLLVLECFLYKQEKAVGDKVYWKCREHCELGCRGRAITRGPRATVMRGHCHPPDEEGLEARRQRQKLPSPALPEGLGGPEGPGGGRVEEPLEGVGPWLCPEEPEPAPTLVLSKPAAEEDEGLRALSLLSLPPKKRPTLGIDSSPGELRPPLEFLRTCYGGSFLVHQSFLYKREKAVGDKVYWTCRDHALHSCRSRAITQGQRVTVMRGHCHPPDMEGLEARRQQEKAMEMLQARPGGPGGQADQLPQGVDSLLCRRGPGTLTLSRARPRKRPKVLPAQPPALPGSPAEDQDEDLGGPEFLRTPLGGSFLVYESFLYRREKAAGEKVYWTCRDQARMGCRSRAITQGQRVTVMRGHCHPPDLGGLEALRQQEKRPVAAQRGSPGGPEFLRTPLGGSFLVYESFLYRREKAAGEKVYWTCRDQARMGCRSRAITQGQRVMVMRRHCHPPDLGGLEALRQREQIPSPAQREGSGALQPLEFLRTSLGGRFLVYESFLYRKEKAAGEKVYWMCRDQARLGCRSRAITQGQLVTVMRSHCHLPDLAGLEALRQRERLPSVAPQEDPEKVKLLPEVQLCIQPGSPESQQLCGHTQRERGRDIGRGRSRLHAPGARRGI
- the FLYWCH1 gene encoding FLYWCH-type zinc finger-containing protein 1 isoform X4; amino-acid sequence: MPLPEPSEQKGESVKAGQEPSPESPEPGTDVVPAAPTKPEEFSKVVLLTVSSENVDGVDSQPEGGHCVVSLEMSGPDTLARMPQILPVEEQVGAVQPTLQAPEQYRSKPDTAPKPLEFLRTPFGGRLLVLECFLYKQEKAVGDKVYWKCREHCELGCRGRAITRGPRATVMRGHCHPPDEEGLEARRQRQKLPSPALPEGLGGPEGPGGGRVEEPLEGVGPWLCPEEPEPAPTLVLSKPAAEEDEGLRALSLLSLPPKKRPTLGIGELRPPLEFLRTCYGGSFLVHQSFLYKREKAVGDKVYWTCRDHALHSCRSRAITQGQRVTVMRGHCHPPDMEGLEARRQQEKAMEMLQARPGGPGGQADQLPQGVDSLLCRRGPGTLTLSRARPRKRPKVLPAQPPALPGSPAEDQDEDLGGPEFLRTPLGGSFLVYESFLYRREKAAGEKVYWTCRDQARMGCRSRAITQGQRVTVMRGHCHPPDLGGLEALRQQEKRPVAAQRGSPGGPEFLRTPLGGSFLVYESFLYRREKAAGEKVYWTCRDQARMGCRSRAITQGQRVMVMRRHCHPPDLGGLEALRQREQIPSPAQREGSGALQPLEFLRTSLGGRFLVYESFLYRKEKAAGEKVYWMCRDQARLGCRSRAITQGQLVTVMRSHCHLPDLAGLEALRQRERLPSVAPQEDPEKVKLLPEVQLCIQPGSPESQQLCGHTQRERGRDIGRGRSRLHAPGARRGI
- the FLYWCH1 gene encoding FLYWCH-type zinc finger-containing protein 1 isoform X2; translated protein: MPLPEPSEQKGESVKAGQEPSPESPEPGTDVVPAAPTKPEEFSKVVLLTVSSENVDGVDSQPEGGHCVVSLEMSGPDTLARMPQILPVEEQVGAVQPTLQAPEQYRSKPDTAPKPLEFLRTPFGGRLLVLECFLYKQEKAVGDKVYWKCREHCELGCRGRAITRGPRATVMRGHCHPPDEEGLEARRQRQKLPSPALPEGLGGPEGPGGGRVEEPLEGVGPWLCPEEPEPAPTLVLSKPAAEEDEGLRALSLLSLPPKKRPTLGIDSSPGELRPPLEFLRTCYGGSFLVHQSFLYKREKAVGDKVYWTCRDHALHSCRSRAITQGQRVTVMRGHCHPPDMEGLEARRQQEKAMEMLQARPGGPGGQADQLPQGVDSLLCRRGPGTLTLSRARPRKRPKVLPAQPPALPGSPAEDQDEDLGGPEFLRTPLGGSFLVYESFLYRREKAAGEKVYWTCRDQARMGCRSRAITQGQRVTVMRGHCHPPDLGGLEALRQQEKRPVAAQRGSPGGPEFLRTPLGGSFLVYESFLYRREKAAGEKVYWTCRDQARMGCRSRAITQGQRVMVMRRHCHPPDLGGLEALRQREQIPSPAQREGSGALQPLEFLRTSLGGRFLVYESFLYRKEKAAGEKVYWMCRDQARLGCRSRAITQGQLVTVMRSHCHLPDLAGLEALRQRERLPSVAPQEDPEKVKLLPEVQLCIQPGSPESQQLCGHTQRERGRDIGRGRSRLHAPGARRGI
- the FLYWCH1 gene encoding FLYWCH-type zinc finger-containing protein 1 isoform X5, whose amino-acid sequence is MPLPEPSEQKGESVKAGQEPSPESPEPGTDVVPAAPTKPEEFSKVVLLTVSSENVDGVDSQPEGGHCVVSLEMSGPDTLARMPQILPVEEQVGAVQPTLQAPEQYRSKPDTAAPKPLEFLRTPFGGRLLVLECFLYKQEKAVGDKVYWKCREHCELGCRGRAITRGPRATVMRGHCHPPDEEGLEARRQRQKLPSPALPEGLGGPEGPGGGRVEEPLEGVGPWLCPEEPEPAPTLVLSKPAAEEDEGLRALSLLSLPPKKRPTLGIDSSPGELRPPLEFLRTCYGGSFLVHQSFLYKREKAVGDKVYWTCRDHALHSCRSRAITQGQRVTVMRGHCHPPDMEGLEARRQQEKAMEMLQARPGGPGGQADQLPQGVDSLLCRRGPGTLTLSRARPRKRPKVLPAQPPALPGSPAEDQDEDLGGPEFLRTPLGGSFLVYESFLYRREKAAGEKVYWTCRDQARMGCRSRAITQGQRVTVMRGHCHPPDLGGLEALRQQEKRPVAAQRGSPGGPEFLRTPLGGSFLVYESFLYRREKAAGEKVYWTCRDQARMGCRSRAITQGQRVMVMRRHCHPPDLGGLEALRQREQIPSPAQREGSGALQPLEFLRTSLGGRFLVYESFLYRKEKAAGEKVYWMCRDQARLGCRSRAITQGQLVTVMRSHCHLPDLAGLEALRQRERLPSVAPQEDPEKVKLLPEVQLCIQPGSPESQQLCGQVNGTKLDSGAQ
- the FLYWCH1 gene encoding FLYWCH-type zinc finger-containing protein 1 isoform X3, translating into MPLPEPSEQKGESVKAGQEPSPESPEPGTDVVPAAPTKPEEFSKVVLLTVSSENVDGVDSQPEGGHCVVSLEMSGPDTLARMPQILPVEEQVGAVQPTLQAPEQYRSKPDTAAPKPLEFLRTPFGGRLLVLECFLYKQEKAVGDKVYWKCREHCELGCRGRAITRGPRATVMRGHCHPPDEEGLEARRQRQKLPSPALPEGLGGPEGPGGGRVEEPLEGVGPWLCPEEPEPAPTLVLSKPAAEEDEGLRALSLLSLPPKKRPTLGIGELRPPLEFLRTCYGGSFLVHQSFLYKREKAVGDKVYWTCRDHALHSCRSRAITQGQRVTVMRGHCHPPDMEGLEARRQQEKAMEMLQARPGGPGGQADQLPQGVDSLLCRRGPGTLTLSRARPRKRPKVLPAQPPALPGSPAEDQDEDLGGPEFLRTPLGGSFLVYESFLYRREKAAGEKVYWTCRDQARMGCRSRAITQGQRVTVMRGHCHPPDLGGLEALRQQEKRPVAAQRGSPGGPEFLRTPLGGSFLVYESFLYRREKAAGEKVYWTCRDQARMGCRSRAITQGQRVMVMRRHCHPPDLGGLEALRQREQIPSPAQREGSGALQPLEFLRTSLGGRFLVYESFLYRKEKAAGEKVYWMCRDQARLGCRSRAITQGQLVTVMRSHCHLPDLAGLEALRQRERLPSVAPQEDPEKVKLLPEVQLCIQPGSPESQQLCGHTQRERGRDIGRGRSRLHAPGARRGI
- the FLYWCH1 gene encoding FLYWCH-type zinc finger-containing protein 1 isoform X13, producing MPLPEPSEQKGESVKAGQEPSPESPEPGTDVVPAAPTKPEEFSKVVLLTVSSENVDGVDSQPEGGHCVVSLEMSGPDTLARMPQILPVEEQVGAVQPTLQAPEQYRSKPDTGELRPPLEFLRTCYGGSFLVHQSFLYKREKAVGDKVYWTCRDHALHSCRSRAITQGQRVTVMRGHCHPPDMEGLEARRQQEKAMEMLQARPGGPGGQADQLPQGVDSLLCRRGPGTLTLSRARPRKRPKVLPAQPPALPGSPAEDQDEDLGGPEFLRTPLGGSFLVYESFLYRREKAAGEKVYWTCRDQARMGCRSRAITQGQRVTVMRGHCHPPDLGGLEALRQQEKRPVAAQRGSPGGPEFLRTPLGGSFLVYESFLYRREKAAGEKVYWTCRDQARMGCRSRAITQGQRVMVMRRHCHPPDLGGLEALRQREQIPSPAQREGSGALQPLEFLRTSLGGRFLVYESFLYRKEKAAGEKVYWMCRDQARLGCRSRAITQGQLVTVMRSHCHLPDLAGLEALRQRERLPSVAPQEDPEKVKLLPEVQLCIQPGSPESQQLCGHTQRERGRDIGRGRSRLHAPGARRGI
- the FLYWCH1 gene encoding FLYWCH-type zinc finger-containing protein 1 isoform X6: MPLPEPSEQKGESVKAGQEPSPESPEPGTDVVPAAPTKPEEFSKVVLLTVSSENVDGVDSQPEGGHCVVSLEMSGPDTLARMPQILPVEEQVGAVQPTLQAPEQYRSKPDTAAPKPLEFLRTPFGGRLLVLECFLYKQEKAVGDKVYWKCREHCELGCRGRAITRGPRATVMRGHCHPPDEEGLEARRQRQKLPSPALPEGLGGPEGPGGGRVEEPLEGVGPWLCPEEPEPAPTLVLSKPAAEEDEGLRALSLLSLPPKKRPTLGIGELRPPLEFLRTCYGGSFLVHQSFLYKREKAVGDKVYWTCRDHALHSCRSRAITQGQRVTVMRGHCHPPDMEGLEARRQQEKAMEMLQARPGGPGGQADQLPQGVDSLLCRRGPGTLTLSRARPRKRPKVLPAQPPALPGSPAEDQDEDLGGPEFLRTPLGGSFLVYESFLYRREKAAGEKVYWTCRDQARMGCRSRAITQGQRVTVMRGHCHPPDLGGLEALRQQEKRPVAAQRGSPGGPEFLRTPLGGSFLVYESFLYRREKAAGEKVYWTCRDQARMGCRSRAITQGQRVMVMRRHCHPPDLGGLEALRQREQIPSPAQREGSGALQPLEFLRTSLGGRFLVYESFLYRKEKAAGEKVYWMCRDQARLGCRSRAITQGQLVTVMRSHCHLPDLAGLEALRQRERLPSVAPQEDPEKVKLLPEVQLCIQPGSPESQQLCGQVNGTKLDSGAQ